The following are encoded in a window of Gossypium raimondii isolate GPD5lz chromosome 13, ASM2569854v1, whole genome shotgun sequence genomic DNA:
- the LOC128036141 gene encoding uncharacterized protein LOC128036141, with protein MAPYEALYGCRCRTPTCWAELDERRVLGSKLVSVTKEKIKLIRDRLKEASDRQKSYTDLKRERFSILWGTTFFLRIIEPCRILKRVGPVAYQLELRPELDWIHDVFYVSMLRRYRFDPTHIVSVEEIEVRPDLTFEEGPVQRLDHEVKVLRKKSIPLVKVLWYNHSSEEATWELE; from the exons ATGGCTCCGTACGAGGCATTATATGGTTGTAGGTGTCGTACTCCTACCTGTTGGGCTGAGTTGGACGAGCGACGAGTTCTGGGGTCAAAGTTGGTTTCTGTTACTAAAGAGAAGATAAAACTGATTCGAGACCGATTGAAGGAAGCATCTGATAGGCAGAAGTCTTACACAGATCTTAAACGCGAGAGATTTAGTATTCTGTGGGGGACTACATTTTTCTTAAG GATCATTGAGCCTTGCCGTATACTGAAGCGTGTGGGACCGGTCGCCTATCAACTTGAGTTACGTCCAGAATTAGACTGGATTCACGATGTGTTTTACGTCTCCATGCTGAGGCGTTATCGCTTTGATCCTACACACATAGTGTCAGTcgaggagatcgaggttaggccagatctaACCTTCGAGGAGGGGCCAGTACAGAGATTGGACCATGAGGTTAAAGTACTGAGGAAGAAATCTATTCCATTAGTCAAAGTGCTTTGGTATAATCACAGTTCagaagaggctacgtgggaactTGAATAG